Proteins found in one Quercus robur chromosome 2, dhQueRobu3.1, whole genome shotgun sequence genomic segment:
- the LOC126713065 gene encoding protein LAZ1 homolog 1, with product MGWRGVFYSLFFLLNLVESSTRSGKMWSLNLHAESAIAFSWPIYSASIFVAVAVLLSMYLIFEHLAAYNQPEEQKFLIGLILMVPVYALESFLSLLDSGAAFNCEVIRDCYEAFALYCFERYLIACLGGEESTIEFMESQSLVDYSTPLLKEAYTSYGVVEHPFPLNCIIRYWYLGADFYNAVKIGIVQYMILKMICALLAMILETFGVYGEGTFDWRYGYPYLAVVLNFSQTWALYCLVQFYTVIKDKLEPINPLAKFLTFKSIVFLTWWQGIAVAFLFYMGAFKGSLAQELKTRIQDYIICIEMGIAAVVHLYVFPAVPYKRGERCVRNVAVMTDYASLGTPPDPEEVRDSERSTRIRMARNDEREKRLNFPQSVRDVVLGSGEIIVDDMKYTVSHVVEPVEKGFAKINKTLHQISENVKRYEEKRRSSKDDSYLIPMNSWSGEFSGAHDNLVEGSVSDSGLSNKPHHQSKASVSRNRTGR from the exons TCAGCAATAGCCTTCAGCTGGCCTATCTACAGTGCAAGCATATTTGTCGCCGTTGCTGTTCTGCTCTCCATGTATCTTATCTTTGAGCATTTAGCTGCTTATAATCAGCCAGAG GAGCAGAAGTTTCTAATTGGTCTCATTCTGATGGTTCCTGTTTATGCTCTAGAATCG TTTTTGTCACTGTTGGATTCAGGCGCTGCATTCAACTGTGAAGTAATTAGGGATTGCTATGAGGCGTTTGCATTGTATTGCTTTGAGCGGTACCTGATAGCTTGCTTAG GTGGTGAGGAAAGTACAATTGAGTTTATGGAAAGTCAGAGCCTAGTTGATTACAGCACCCCTCTTTTGAAAGAAGCATACACATCTTATGGAGTAGTAGAACATCCTTTCCCATTAAATTGCATCATAAGATATTGGTATCTTGGTGCCGACTTCTATAATGCTGTAAAAATTGGCATTGTTCAATAT ATGATATTAAAGATGATCTGTGCACTGTTAGCAATGATTCTAGAGACTTTTGGGGTTTATGGGGAAGGGACGTTTGATTGGAGATATGG CTATCCATACTTGGCTGTTGTTCTTAATTTTAGTCAGACGTGGGCTCTATATTGCCTTGTTCAATTCTATACTGTTATTAAAGATAAATTAGAACCGATTAACCCTCTGGCAAAATTTCTCACTTTCAAATCAATCGTATTCCTGACATGGTGGCAAGGCATTGCTGTTGCATTTCTTTTCTACATGGGAGCTTTTAAAGGATCTTTGGCTCAGGAGCTTAAGACACGCATACAAGACTACATCATCTGTATAGAG ATGGGTATTGCTGCAGTGGTGCACCTGTATGTCTTCCCAGCTGTACCTTACAAGCGTGGAGAAAGATGTGTTCGTAATGTGGCTGTAATGACTGACTATGCATCATTAGGAACACCTCCTGACCCAGAGGAGGTTCGTGACTCTGAAAGGTCAACTAGAATACGCATGGCTCGTAATGATGAGCGAGAAAAACGTTTGAATTTCCCCCAAAGTGTTCGTGATGTGGTCCTTGGAAGTGGAGAAATT ATTGTTGACGACATGAAGTACACAGTTTCACATGTAGTAGAACCTGTTGAGAAGGGATtcgcaaaaataaataaaaccttgcATCAGATATCTGAAAATGTGAAACGCTATGAGGAGAAGAGGAGGAGCTCTAAGGATGATAGTTATCTAATCCCCATGAATTCATGGTCGGGGGAATTTTCTGGAGCTCATGATAATCTTGTGGAAGGTAGTGTTAGTGACAGTGGTTTGTCCAATAAACCGCATCACCAATCCAAGGCCTCAGTATCTCGTAATAGAACTGGTAGATAA